The following coding sequences are from one Lolium rigidum isolate FL_2022 chromosome 6, APGP_CSIRO_Lrig_0.1, whole genome shotgun sequence window:
- the LOC124664048 gene encoding ubiquitin carboxyl-terminal hydrolase 2-like, whose product MRKRERAADEEEKAPKSPRPTVGGKSLASMGLQDVVVAPLSDSSSSSSDSDDDSGRCHHLTLDSGAVEMAVLDLSISEVPPTCHEPRCGVTWKGAGYDKEGMTQCLECHYIGCTRGLDREDPRGHALAHAASSKHYVAQWYDVPNLGFCFKCVRVMRLSDSPELNEEECSEEDRKIKEQRAMVASKTLPAGKSKDDWGTTASSPRVDWPTAASTPSPRVDWPTAASTPSPTVDWTTVASTPRVDWPTVASSSKVDLGNVARNILDQWVMGAGNDMAEYAIGNGYIIRGMPNYGNTCYMNASLQCLLALGKLRTIILGPDASNARLGTMGLELKWLFQETSSVNNARRMLDPRTILACMQSLYQDRFEAGKMEDSHEFLTLFHTALDNEVEELNRSHVMEGGGVFPTFGHSIFSSQLIQTLSCKSCSYNSVTLQSVHGLQLGVPSKASPARSKPLQVDSTEVKDVVQSRMQTQKNDVPQEITEVSIDLDFIPNLFDDFEEMEESAADSHNRENKENAQGSDIVHDEAKDTLGSIEDCLTLFSHSLANCDSCSKVAELLETNASKNVEPIMASTSVNTTVHGDQTLADSHQEGILSDDTTAEKITSGTSCDEKDLASCSTANEKAESREGVQKAAPSCLTTDQQTDLLSALHIQDTRTQKQDSGKHVLDDHSAQRVEETQNEQTDGNGRRIQTQLISKLPPVLTIQLKKYAPDLSKLRGHVSFKEILQLGPFMDPSSEDKDNSSYRLVGVIVHHGNRLNDGHYIAYVRGSGSSWFWASDTNIREVSLEEVLRCEAYILFYERMND is encoded by the exons atgaggaagagggagagggcggCGGATGAGGAGGAAAAGGCGCCGAAATCACCGCGCCCGACCGTGGGCGGGAAGTCGCTGGCGTCCATGGGCCTGCAGGACGTGGTTGTTGCGCCACTATCAGattcgagcagcagcagcagcgacagcgacgacgacagcgGGCGGTGCCACCACCTGACCTTGGACAGCGGCGCTGTGGAAATGGCAGTGCTCGATCTCAGCATCTCCGAGGTGCCTCCGACGTGCCATGAACCCAGGTGCGGGGTCACCTGGAAGGGAGCCGGCTACGACAAGGAAGGGATGACGCAGTGCTTGGAGTGCCACTATATTGGCTGCACTCGGGGGCTGGACAGGGAAGATCCGCGGGGGCACGCCCTCGCCCACGCCGCCAGCAGCAAGCATTACGTTGCTCAGTGGTACGATGTACCCAACCTGGGCTTCTGCTTCAAATGTGTGCGCGTTATGAGGCTCAGTGACAGCCCGGAGCTCAACGAAGAGGAGTGTTCGGAGGAGGACAGAAAGATTAAGGAACAGCGGGCAATGGTGGCCAGCAAAACACTGCCGGCCGGCAAGTCAAAGGACGACTGGGGAACTACGGCCAGCAGTCCAAGGGTTGATTGGCCAACGGCTGCCAGCACTCCAAGTCCAAGGGTTGATTGGCCAACGGCAGCCAGCACTCCAAGTCCAACGGTTGATTGGACAACGGTAGCCAGCACTCCAAGGGTTGATTGGCCAACGGTAGCCAGCAGTTCAAAGGTTGACTTGGGAAATGTGGCCAGGAATATACTGGATCAGTGGGTAATGGGGGCTGGGAACGATATGGCTGAGTATGCTATTGGGAATGGGTATATTATCAGAGGGATGCCGAATTATGGAAACACATGCTACATGAATGCATCGCTGCAGTGCCTCCTTGCGCTTGGTAAGCTGAGGACAATCATTCTAGGGCCGGATGCTTCCAATGCTCGGTTGGGAACCATGGGTCTGGAGCTGAAGTGGTTGTTTCAAGAGACAAGCAGTGTGAATAATGCCAGGCGCATGCTGGACCCACGGACGATATTGGCATGTATGCAGTCGCTTTATCAGGATCGGTTCGAGGCCGGAAAGATGGAAGACAGCCATGAGTTTCTTACATTATTTCACACTGCTTTGGATAATGAGGTGGAGGAGCTTAACCGTTCGCATGTCATGGAAGGGGGTGGAGTGTTCCCTACATTTGGCCATTCCATTTTCAGCAGCCAGCTGATTCAGACCCTTTCCTGTAAAAGTTGCTCATATAATTCAGTTACGTTGCAGTCAGTCCATGGTCTCCAACTGGGGGTGCCTTCAAAGGCCTCTCCAGCCAGAAGCAAGCCTTTGCAAGTTG ATTCTACTGAAGTAAAGGATGTTGTACAGAGTCGTATGCAGACTCAGAAGAATGATGTCCCACAAGAGATCACTGAGGTGTCAATAGATTTGGATTTCATTCCTAACTTGTTTGATGACTTTGAAGAAATGGAGGAATCAGCAGCAGATTCTCATAATCGAGAAAATAAGGAGAACGCTCAGGGTAGTGATATCGTTCATGATGAGGCGAAAGACACTCTTGGATCGATTGAGGACTGCCTGACACTGTTTTCCCATAGCCTGGCGAATTGTGACAGCTGTTCCAAGGTTGCTGAGTTGCTGGAAACCAATGCAAGTAAAAACGTTGAACCGATCATGGCAAGTACCAGTGTAAACACAACTGTTCATGGAGACCAGACTCTTGCAGATTCACATCAAGAAGGCATACTCTCTGATGACACAACTGCTGAAAAAATCACTTCAGGGACGAGCTGTGATGAAAAGGACTTAGCCTCTTGCAGCACAGCCAATGAAAAAGCTGAAAGTCGTGAAGGTGTTCAAAAAGCTGCGCCTAGTTGCCTTACAACTGATCAACAGACTGACCTGCTGAGTGCTCTGCATATTCAAGATACCAGGACCCAGAAACAGGACAGTGGAAAGCATGTACTTGATGATCATAGTGCCCAAAGAGTGGAGGAAACCCAAAATGAGCAGACAGATGGTAATGGTAGAAGAATTCAAACACAATTGATTAGCAAGCTGCCACCTGTATTAACCATTCAACTGAAGAAATACGCACCTGATCTTTCTAAATTGAGAGGGCATGTGAGCTTTAAGGAGATTCTTCAGTTAGGACCCTTCATGGACCCCAG TTCTGAGGACAAAGATAACTCAAGCTATCGTCTAGTTGGCGTCATTGTGCACCATGGCAACAGACTGAATGATGGGCACTACATTGCTTATGTGCGGGGCAGTGGCTCCTCCTGGTTTTGGGCAAGTGACACCAACATCCGAGAAGTCTCTCTAGAAGAAGTTCTCAGGTGTGAGGCGTACATTCTTTTCTATGAGAGGATGAATGACTGA